From Streptomyces griseorubiginosus, one genomic window encodes:
- a CDS encoding ABC transporter permease subunit codes for MSSLTWDLTLAGLSVGSAAALTGIGLIVTYRATGVLNFAHGAIAMVCAYALRQCVVEWGWPLWVGAVLTLLVLAPALGVVLERFVFRPLSVLGGDPAQTPVASIGVFVLLVGGAALLWGQGARDDAPELVPADPWGQLAVVLVLAVGVGAVIRRTRFGRELRAVVDDRRLAVLGGIDADRVAAAGWAFGSFTAGLTGVLLAPHVRLDPYGLPLLVMEVVAVAVAARMRSLPVAVLVALAIGVAQSQLTRLHPSGWGEPLLQAVGANLFVVALLIASLALPRVGTRDALPRTATARVPTPPGAWIVAAVLFLLPLGFAGSDLHTSVQVPALGVVLLSLVVVTGRGGQISLGQAAYAGLGALLTALLAAGRFPGLPRLPELAALALAVLLVAPLGLLTGWPAITRRGLALALATFAVGVGVSRFVFAQPYATSGLSLDRPEGFEGDRAYYVLELALLTLALLATRALRRGRTGRALAALRDHEPGASAAGVRVPALKLLAFVAGAALAALGGGMLAMGLRAFDPGAYDPVRSLLWFAAVVVLGADSTLGALAAAALLVGLDAGARGGVAAALIGVLAVLVGRFPGGPYEAVRRLRSGRRPTLTAKGREARHRLRSAQLSFPAATASTPRADPGGAEPTPAHRRSPLPPPAADGAAPPPGPPAPKGRGVLTTHNLQARYDGFTALDGIDLTVPPGSITAIIGPNGAGKSTLFHCLAGTLRPTHGQVRYDNKDITHLSPHTRTRLGIARTFQQLAVFPTLTVTENIQVGAEQGHIKDPEAPDRALRLLTLDGNLRNAPAAGLPTGTLRRVELARALAGTPSVLLLDEPAAGLDTAEVTALARVLKALAADGTALLVVEHDLDLVADLADVVHVMTAGRIIASGPPAHVLDALDARETAV; via the coding sequence ATGTCCTCGCTGACCTGGGACCTCACGCTGGCCGGTCTGTCGGTCGGCAGTGCGGCCGCGCTCACCGGAATCGGCCTGATCGTGACGTACCGCGCGACCGGGGTGCTGAACTTCGCGCACGGGGCGATCGCGATGGTGTGTGCGTACGCGCTGCGGCAGTGCGTGGTGGAGTGGGGCTGGCCGCTGTGGGTCGGCGCGGTGCTGACGCTCCTGGTCCTGGCCCCGGCCCTGGGTGTGGTGCTGGAGCGTTTCGTCTTCCGGCCGCTGTCCGTCCTGGGCGGCGATCCGGCCCAGACCCCGGTGGCCTCCATCGGGGTGTTCGTGCTGCTCGTGGGCGGGGCCGCGCTGCTGTGGGGCCAGGGCGCCCGGGACGACGCCCCTGAGCTGGTGCCGGCGGACCCGTGGGGGCAGCTGGCGGTCGTCCTGGTGCTGGCCGTGGGCGTCGGCGCCGTGATCCGCCGGACCCGCTTCGGACGGGAGCTGCGGGCCGTCGTGGACGACCGGCGGCTGGCCGTGCTGGGCGGGATCGACGCCGACCGGGTGGCGGCGGCCGGCTGGGCGTTCGGGTCGTTCACGGCGGGCCTGACGGGGGTGCTGCTGGCGCCCCACGTCCGCCTGGACCCGTACGGTCTCCCTCTGCTCGTCATGGAGGTGGTGGCGGTCGCCGTGGCGGCCCGGATGCGGAGCCTGCCGGTGGCCGTCCTGGTGGCGCTGGCCATCGGGGTCGCCCAGAGCCAGCTGACGAGACTGCACCCCTCGGGCTGGGGCGAGCCGCTGCTCCAGGCGGTCGGCGCGAACCTCTTCGTCGTGGCCCTGCTGATCGCCTCCCTGGCACTCCCCCGTGTCGGGACCCGCGACGCACTCCCCCGCACGGCCACCGCGCGCGTGCCGACGCCGCCGGGCGCGTGGATCGTCGCGGCGGTGCTGTTCCTGCTCCCGCTGGGCTTCGCGGGCTCGGACCTGCACACGTCGGTCCAGGTACCGGCGCTGGGAGTGGTGCTGCTGTCGCTGGTGGTGGTGACGGGCAGGGGCGGTCAGATCTCGCTCGGACAAGCGGCCTACGCGGGCCTGGGCGCCCTGTTGACGGCACTGCTCGCCGCGGGCCGCTTCCCCGGCCTGCCCCGCCTGCCGGAACTGGCGGCCCTGGCCCTTGCGGTGCTCCTGGTGGCCCCCCTGGGCCTCCTGACCGGCTGGCCGGCGATCACCCGCCGGGGCCTGGCGCTGGCCCTCGCGACGTTCGCGGTCGGCGTGGGCGTGAGCCGCTTCGTCTTCGCCCAGCCGTACGCCACGTCGGGCCTGTCCCTGGACCGCCCCGAGGGCTTCGAGGGCGACCGCGCGTACTACGTCCTGGAGCTGGCCCTGCTGACACTGGCCCTGCTGGCGACCCGAGCCCTGCGCAGAGGCCGCACCGGCAGGGCCCTGGCCGCCCTGCGCGATCACGAGCCGGGCGCGTCGGCGGCCGGCGTCCGGGTCCCCGCCCTGAAGCTCCTGGCCTTCGTGGCGGGCGCCGCCCTGGCCGCCCTGGGCGGCGGAATGCTCGCCATGGGCCTGCGCGCCTTCGACCCCGGCGCCTACGACCCCGTCCGCAGCCTCCTGTGGTTCGCCGCGGTGGTGGTCCTGGGCGCCGACAGCACCCTGGGCGCCCTGGCCGCGGCGGCCCTCCTGGTCGGCCTGGACGCGGGGGCGAGGGGCGGGGTGGCGGCGGCCCTGATCGGCGTCCTGGCGGTGCTGGTGGGCCGGTTCCCGGGGGGCCCGTACGAGGCGGTACGGCGGCTGCGGTCCGGGCGGAGACCGACGCTGACGGCGAAGGGCCGTGAGGCACGGCACCGACTGCGGTCAGCGCAGCTGTCGTTCCCCGCCGCAACGGCGAGCACCCCGAGGGCGGACCCCGGCGGTGCCGAACCCACCCCGGCCCACCGCCGCAGCCCCCTCCCACCGCCGGCCGCCGACGGCGCCGCACCCCCACCGGGGCCACCCGCACCCAAAGGCCGGGGAGTCCTCACCACCCACAACCTCCAGGCCCGCTACGACGGCTTCACCGCCCTCGACGGAATCGACCTCACCGTCCCCCCAGGCAGCATCACCGCGATCATCGGCCCCAACGGCGCCGGAAAGAGCACCCTCTTCCACTGCCTGGCAGGCACCCTCCGCCCCACCCACGGCCAAGTCCGCTACGACAACAAGGACATCACCCACCTGTCCCCCCACACCCGCACCCGCCTCGGCATCGCCCGCACCTTCCAGCAACTCGCCGTCTTCCCCACCCTGACCGTCACCGAGAACATCCAAGTGGGCGCGGAACAGGGCCACATCAAAGACCCAGAGGCACCGGACCGCGCCCTCAGGCTGCTCACCCTCGACGGCAACCTGCGCAACGCCCCGGCCGCCGGCCTCCCCACCGGCACCCTCCGCCGCGTGGAACTCGCCAGAGCCCTCGCCGGCACCCCGAGCGTCCTCCTCCTCGACGAACCCGCCGCCGGCCTGGACACCGCCGAGGTGACCGCTCTGGCCCGTGTCCTCAAGGCCCTCGCGGCGGACGGCACCGCCCTCCTGGTCGTCGAGCACGACCTCGACCTGGTCGCCGACCTCGCGGACGTCGTGCACGTCATGACCGCGGGCCGCATCATCGCCTCCGGGCCCCCGGCCCACGTGCTGGACGCACTCGACGCCCGGGAGACGGCCGTATGA
- a CDS encoding ABC transporter substrate-binding protein translates to MPRRRPCRAAEAALAVLLLAVGTACGSRLPESDFEHRERATPARDTGPIRVGIVTSATSPVGGDTFTGPRDGAKAYFERLNARGGVAGRRIEVRECDDGGSGVGNNTCVHRLIDEDKVVALVATTALDYAGASRVSHARVPDIGGQPLGAAYDTWPHLYGIYGSLAPRAGTTGWDGRQYGGTEVYRYFKRAHAARTAAVVSYNQAASAAYARLVEQGLRAEGYKVVTEQVDFALPNFRAVAADLKEQGVDLVLDAVDSHGNAQLCEAMDEAGVEVTAKVTNVQNWTSTVPDDYKDAPRCRNALWATGSSRNFEDTGDAAVRAFRDATKDLGTHSQWQLEGWAAAMWFTDAAKSCAAQGVTRACVDAWMNRSQGYTADSLLVPVRFERLPEPPKSRKTCLSVARWQDGRGWVSQGDMNSTCFDVPQLPYQQ, encoded by the coding sequence ATGCCACGGCGTCGGCCCTGCCGGGCTGCTGAGGCCGCCCTCGCCGTCCTGCTGCTCGCGGTGGGCACGGCGTGCGGCAGCAGGCTGCCGGAGAGCGACTTCGAGCACCGGGAGCGGGCCACCCCCGCGCGGGACACCGGCCCGATCCGCGTCGGCATCGTCACCAGCGCCACCAGCCCGGTCGGCGGCGACACCTTCACCGGCCCCCGCGACGGCGCCAAGGCGTACTTCGAGCGCCTCAACGCGCGCGGGGGCGTCGCAGGGCGCCGGATCGAGGTGCGCGAGTGCGACGACGGCGGCAGCGGGGTCGGCAACAACACCTGCGTGCACCGGCTGATCGACGAGGACAAGGTGGTCGCCCTGGTCGCGACCACCGCCCTCGACTACGCGGGCGCCTCCCGCGTCTCCCACGCGCGCGTGCCCGACATCGGCGGCCAGCCCCTCGGCGCCGCCTACGACACCTGGCCGCACCTCTACGGCATCTACGGCAGCCTCGCACCCCGCGCCGGCACCACCGGCTGGGACGGCAGGCAGTACGGCGGCACCGAGGTCTACCGCTACTTCAAGCGCGCGCACGCGGCCCGTACGGCGGCCGTCGTGTCGTACAACCAGGCCGCCTCCGCCGCCTACGCACGGCTCGTCGAGCAGGGGCTGCGGGCCGAGGGCTACAAGGTCGTCACCGAGCAGGTCGACTTCGCGCTGCCCAACTTCCGTGCCGTGGCGGCCGATCTGAAGGAGCAGGGCGTCGACCTGGTTCTCGACGCCGTCGACAGCCACGGCAACGCCCAGTTGTGCGAGGCGATGGACGAGGCCGGCGTCGAGGTCACCGCCAAGGTCACCAACGTGCAGAACTGGACCTCCACCGTCCCCGACGACTACAAGGACGCCCCGCGCTGCCGCAACGCCCTGTGGGCGACCGGGTCCAGCCGGAACTTCGAGGACACCGGCGACGCGGCCGTACGCGCCTTCAGGGACGCCACGAAGGACCTCGGGACGCACTCCCAGTGGCAGTTGGAGGGCTGGGCGGCCGCGATGTGGTTCACGGACGCGGCGAAGTCCTGCGCGGCACAGGGCGTCACGCGCGCGTGTGTCGACGCCTGGATGAACCGCAGCCAGGGTTACACGGCGGACAGTCTGCTCGTCCCGGTCCGCTTCGAGCGCCTGCCCGAGCCGCCGAAGTCCCGGAAGACCTGTCTCTCGGTGGCCCGCTGGCAGGACGGCCGGGGCTGGGTCTCCCAGGGCGACATGAACAGCACCTGCTTCGACGTTCCGCAACTGCCGTATCAGCAGTGA
- a CDS encoding epoxide hydrolase family protein: MADNSVHSHRIDIPQAQLDDLHTRLDLTRWPDELPDAGWAYGASLPYLRDLAAYWRGAYDWRKHEAALNELPQYVTEIDGARVHFLHIRSARPDALPLILTHGWPGSVVEFLGVIGSLSEQFHLVIPSIPGFGFSGPTREKGWNVSRVARAWAELMRRLGYERYGAQGGDLGALISPALARVAPESVVGVHVNAASVGFIPLGPVDEDAREGLTERELKSLASIADFTTDGFGYNVLQSTRPQTLSYGLTDSPVGQLAWIMEKFQAWTHSSAALPEDAVDRDTLLTNVMLYWLTGTAGSAARMYYENSHVPDWFPTSSSGVPTAVANFGEDVAIRRWAEQANTVVRWTEFDRGGHFAALEVPELLAGDVRQFFSALR, translated from the coding sequence ATGGCAGACAACAGCGTGCACAGCCACCGGATCGACATTCCGCAGGCCCAGCTCGACGACCTGCACACCCGCCTGGACCTCACCCGCTGGCCGGACGAACTCCCGGACGCGGGCTGGGCGTACGGCGCCTCCCTGCCGTACCTCCGGGATCTCGCGGCGTACTGGCGCGGCGCCTACGACTGGCGCAAGCACGAGGCCGCGCTCAACGAACTCCCGCAGTACGTCACGGAGATCGACGGCGCCCGGGTGCACTTCCTGCACATCCGCTCCGCCCGCCCGGACGCGCTCCCGCTGATCCTGACGCACGGCTGGCCGGGGTCGGTCGTGGAGTTCCTCGGCGTGATCGGCTCCCTGAGCGAGCAGTTCCACCTGGTGATCCCCTCCATCCCGGGCTTCGGCTTCTCGGGGCCCACGCGCGAGAAGGGCTGGAACGTCAGCCGGGTCGCCCGCGCCTGGGCGGAGCTGATGCGCAGGCTGGGCTACGAGCGCTACGGCGCCCAGGGCGGCGACCTCGGCGCGCTGATCTCCCCCGCGCTGGCCCGTGTCGCCCCCGAGTCCGTGGTCGGCGTCCATGTGAACGCCGCCTCGGTCGGCTTCATCCCGCTCGGTCCGGTCGACGAGGACGCCAGGGAGGGGCTGACCGAGCGCGAACTCAAGAGCCTCGCGAGCATCGCCGACTTCACCACGGACGGCTTCGGCTACAACGTCCTGCAGTCGACCCGCCCGCAGACCCTCTCCTACGGCCTCACCGACTCGCCGGTGGGCCAACTGGCCTGGATCATGGAGAAGTTCCAGGCGTGGACGCACTCCTCGGCAGCACTGCCGGAGGACGCGGTCGACCGGGACACCCTGCTCACCAACGTGATGCTGTACTGGCTGACCGGCACGGCCGGTTCCGCGGCCCGCATGTACTACGAGAACAGCCATGTCCCGGACTGGTTCCCGACGTCGAGCTCCGGGGTGCCGACGGCAGTGGCCAACTTCGGCGAGGACGTGGCGATCCGCCGCTGGGCCGAGCAGGCCAACACCGTCGTGCGCTGGACGGAGTTCGACCGCGGCGGCCACTTCGCGGCCCTGGAGGTCCCGGAGCTGCTCGCCGGTGACGTACGGCAGTTCTTCAGCGCGCTGCGGTGA
- a CDS encoding YafY family protein: MLETSARLLRLLSLLQAHRDWSGADLADRLGVTPRTVRRDVERLRELGYPVNASPGTGGGYQLGAGAELPPLLLDDDEAVAVAVGLRTAAGQGIEGIGETSVRALTKLEQVLPGRLRRRVGALNAFTVPMLRGPQPDAVDPGVLTELAHLCRDAERLRFEYRDHGGATSRRTVEPHRLVCSERRWYLVAWDLDRDDWRTFRADRITPKPPHGPRFTPRTPPADDLAAYVSRGVSTRAYAAHAVVRLLVPVEEAAERISPSAGVLEAEGPDSCILRTGASSLDVMVIHVVLTGFEFEVLEPAELTEAIRTVRDRLARSLARSSARAAEPGPRTPDGAGRTPGTRNGSAAAS, from the coding sequence ATGTTGGAGACCTCGGCACGACTGCTGCGCCTGCTCTCGCTGCTCCAGGCCCACCGCGACTGGTCCGGTGCCGACCTCGCCGACCGCCTCGGCGTCACCCCGCGCACCGTGCGGCGGGACGTGGAGCGGCTGCGCGAGCTGGGCTACCCCGTCAACGCCAGCCCCGGCACCGGCGGCGGCTACCAGCTGGGCGCGGGCGCCGAGCTGCCCCCGCTGCTCCTGGACGACGACGAGGCCGTCGCGGTCGCCGTCGGCCTGCGCACCGCGGCGGGACAGGGCATCGAGGGCATCGGCGAGACCTCGGTGCGGGCCCTCACCAAGCTGGAGCAGGTCCTGCCGGGCCGGCTGCGCCGCCGGGTGGGCGCCCTGAACGCCTTCACCGTGCCGATGCTGCGCGGCCCCCAGCCCGATGCCGTGGACCCGGGAGTCCTCACCGAGCTCGCCCACCTCTGCCGGGACGCCGAGCGGCTGCGCTTCGAGTACCGCGACCACGGGGGCGCCACCAGCCGCCGTACCGTCGAACCGCACCGCCTGGTGTGCAGCGAACGGCGCTGGTACCTGGTCGCCTGGGACCTCGACCGGGACGACTGGCGGACCTTCCGCGCCGACCGGATCACCCCGAAGCCGCCGCACGGACCCCGCTTCACCCCGCGCACCCCGCCCGCCGACGACCTCGCCGCCTATGTCTCGCGAGGCGTCTCCACGCGCGCGTACGCCGCACACGCGGTGGTACGGCTGCTGGTGCCGGTCGAGGAGGCCGCGGAACGGATCTCGCCGAGCGCCGGGGTGCTGGAGGCGGAGGGGCCCGACAGCTGCATCCTGCGCACCGGGGCCTCCAGCCTCGACGTCATGGTGATCCATGTGGTGCTGACCGGCTTCGAGTTCGAGGTGCTGGAGCCCGCCGAGCTGACCGAGGCGATCAGGACGGTGCGTGACCGGCTTGCTCGCTCGCTTGCTCGCTCTTCGGCTCGGGCTGCGGAGCCTGGGCCGCGTACTCCGGATGGTGCAGGTCGAACGCCGGGGACTCGGAACGGATCCGCGGCAGCGTCGTGA
- a CDS encoding I78 family peptidase inhibitor, which yields MAPIPTPSAEPDDSPDTYVGLDSAAAERIARERGWSTVRSLPPGAIITMEYRAGRLNFEVKDGLVARAWKG from the coding sequence ATGGCACCCATTCCCACACCGTCCGCCGAACCCGACGACAGCCCGGACACCTACGTCGGCCTCGACTCCGCCGCCGCCGAGCGGATCGCGCGTGAGCGCGGCTGGTCGACGGTCCGGTCGCTGCCACCGGGGGCGATCATCACGATGGAGTACCGCGCGGGCCGGCTGAACTTCGAGGTGAAGGACGGCTTGGTCGCCCGGGCCTGGAAGGGCTGA
- a CDS encoding phosphatase PAP2 family protein produces MRIERNPTRLDRVFARLDREPERPAHLSVPRASRHRTVLVIAALAFYLAIVWLVVTTSWLVRLDWQVMFFRPYQQWASIHWFVDYYVVLGQRGPTAVMVAAWLGWRSWRQHTLRPLLTLGTSLLLLNITVGAAKYGMGRLGPHYATVIGSNEMGLGGDIFPSGHTANAVVTWGILAYLASTPRAQRWLSAISAVTSLGVGMATVYLGTHWLSDVLLGWVAGLLILLALPWFEPWIARTEVYAFDLRDRWRARGGVKAPAPVTPVAAPARLKPLTAPQNETAAREAAVPPRGPRSPVHLSPGPHTSRSERTPVTPVGSRRPPQSDRLVRGTPAPATRPLTGG; encoded by the coding sequence GTGCGTATCGAACGGAACCCCACCCGTCTGGACCGGGTGTTCGCCAGGCTGGACCGTGAGCCGGAACGGCCGGCCCACCTCAGCGTGCCCAGAGCGAGCCGCCACCGGACCGTCCTGGTGATCGCCGCCCTGGCGTTCTACCTGGCGATCGTGTGGCTGGTGGTGACCACCTCGTGGCTGGTCCGCCTCGACTGGCAGGTCATGTTCTTCCGGCCGTACCAGCAGTGGGCGTCCATCCACTGGTTCGTCGACTACTACGTGGTGCTGGGCCAGCGCGGCCCGACCGCGGTGATGGTCGCGGCCTGGCTGGGCTGGCGTTCCTGGCGGCAGCACACCCTGCGCCCGCTGCTGACCCTCGGCACCTCGCTGCTGCTGCTGAACATCACGGTCGGCGCCGCCAAGTACGGCATGGGAAGGCTCGGACCGCACTACGCCACCGTCATCGGCTCGAACGAGATGGGCCTGGGCGGCGATATATTTCCCAGCGGCCACACCGCCAACGCCGTGGTGACCTGGGGAATCCTGGCCTATCTGGCCTCCACCCCGAGGGCTCAGCGCTGGCTGTCCGCGATCTCCGCGGTGACCTCGCTGGGCGTCGGCATGGCCACCGTCTACCTGGGTACGCACTGGCTGAGCGACGTCCTGCTGGGCTGGGTCGCGGGGCTGCTGATCCTGCTGGCGCTGCCGTGGTTCGAGCCGTGGATCGCCCGTACCGAGGTCTACGCCTTCGACCTGCGCGACCGCTGGCGGGCCCGCGGCGGCGTCAAGGCCCCGGCCCCGGTCACCCCGGTCGCGGCCCCGGCCCGGCTCAAGCCGCTCACCGCTCCGCAGAACGAGACGGCGGCCCGCGAGGCCGCCGTACCGCCGCGTGGCCCCAGGTCACCGGTCCACCTGTCCCCCGGCCCGCACACCAGCCGGTCGGAGCGCACCCCGGTCACCCCGGTCGGCAGCCGCCGGCCGCCGCAGTCGGACCGCCTCGTGCGCGGCACCCCGGCCCCGGCCACCCGGCCGCTGACGGGCGGCTGA
- a CDS encoding mannosyltransferase family protein, whose product MTDLGTRTEPALRRAAPALLGYAAVRALGLLALALWSAARDKSAYTLLTARWDALWYTRVAEQGYGYEVRLPNGDVHSNLAFFPLLPWLERALSALTPLSYADAGFAVSLLASLMAAWGIFAVTDHVYGSRAGVCAVLLWAVLPVGIVQSMAYSESLFTALAAWSLYAILTDRWVTAGLLASLAGLTRPVGLAVVAAVWATGAAASLRSRRNRQTGTETGTGTGEGGRGGDDTGTSERGWGADEDSAGQLGRGASGAVGAAGEPHPPGSRSTTHEPRLHGDPQAAGGTGTPAPGSFVRTRSAAETGGARAAGHAPATGTASTTGRAPDAKGALTPTRAPGTDPEPTPGTDPPPAPGTGPGRTPDTSPERTPGVSPGRTPGVTPHRTPATDPPPPALSLRRLLGMVLAPLGAAGYVLWVGHRTGKGPLGYLDVQAGWRNGFDGGYAFARFVGDKFTSFPSALAGVGLIVGVGLIVWLYVTCVRQAQPLPLLVYAGVVTALALCASSYFGSKPRLLMPAFPLLLPLALTLARARTRRSAAVVAAIATASALYGAFWLNGTGPP is encoded by the coding sequence GTGACCGATCTTGGAACGCGTACCGAACCGGCCCTGCGCCGAGCCGCTCCGGCGCTGCTCGGCTACGCGGCCGTGCGCGCCCTGGGCCTCCTCGCGCTGGCCCTGTGGAGCGCGGCGCGCGACAAGAGCGCGTACACCTTGCTGACGGCCCGCTGGGACGCCCTCTGGTACACGCGGGTCGCGGAACAGGGCTATGGCTACGAGGTGCGCCTCCCGAACGGCGACGTGCACTCGAACCTCGCCTTCTTCCCGCTCCTGCCCTGGCTGGAGCGGGCGCTGTCCGCGCTGACCCCGCTGTCGTACGCCGACGCGGGCTTCGCGGTCTCCCTGCTCGCCTCCCTGATGGCGGCGTGGGGGATCTTCGCGGTGACGGACCACGTGTACGGCAGCCGCGCCGGGGTGTGCGCGGTCCTGCTGTGGGCCGTGCTGCCGGTCGGGATCGTCCAGTCGATGGCGTACAGCGAGTCGCTGTTCACGGCACTGGCGGCCTGGTCCCTGTACGCGATCCTGACCGACCGCTGGGTGACGGCGGGCCTCCTGGCCTCCCTGGCGGGCCTGACCCGCCCGGTAGGCCTCGCGGTGGTGGCAGCGGTGTGGGCGACGGGCGCCGCCGCTTCCCTACGGTCCCGACGGAACCGACAGACCGGCACCGAGACCGGGACGGGCACCGGCGAAGGGGGCCGGGGCGGGGACGACACCGGCACGAGCGAGCGGGGTTGGGGCGCGGACGAGGACAGCGCCGGCCAGCTGGGCCGCGGCGCGTCGGGGGCCGTCGGCGCCGCAGGTGAGCCGCACCCGCCCGGCAGCCGCTCGACCACACACGAACCGCGCCTGCACGGAGACCCCCAGGCCGCAGGCGGCACGGGCACCCCCGCCCCCGGCTCTTTCGTGCGAACCCGAAGCGCGGCGGAGACGGGCGGCGCCCGCGCCGCCGGACACGCCCCCGCGACCGGGACGGCCTCCACGACCGGGCGCGCCCCGGACGCGAAGGGCGCGCTCACCCCGACCCGCGCCCCCGGCACCGACCCCGAGCCCACCCCGGGCACCGATCCCCCGCCCGCCCCCGGCACCGGCCCTGGGCGCACCCCCGACACCAGCCCTGAGCGCACCCCCGGCGTCAGCCCTGGGCGCACCCCCGGCGTCACCCCCCACCGCACCCCCGCCACCGACCCCCCACCCCCCGCCCTCTCCCTCCGCCGTCTCCTCGGCATGGTGCTGGCGCCCCTCGGTGCCGCCGGCTACGTCCTCTGGGTGGGGCATCGCACCGGCAAGGGCCCGCTCGGGTATCTCGACGTCCAGGCCGGCTGGCGGAACGGGTTCGACGGGGGGTACGCCTTCGCCCGTTTCGTCGGCGACAAGTTCACGTCGTTCCCGTCGGCCCTCGCCGGAGTGGGGCTGATCGTCGGGGTCGGGCTGATCGTCTGGCTGTACGTCACCTGCGTGCGGCAGGCGCAGCCGCTGCCCCTGCTGGTGTACGCCGGGGTCGTCACCGCGCTCGCCCTGTGCGCGTCGAGCTACTTCGGCTCGAAACCGCGCCTGCTGATGCCCGCCTTCCCCCTGCTGCTCCCCCTCGCCCTGACCCTCGCCCGCGCGAGGACCCGCAGGTCAGCAGCGGTCGTGGCCGCGATCGCCACCGCGTCCGCCCTGTACGGCGCGTTCTGGCTGAACGGCACCGGTCCACCATGA
- a CDS encoding MFS transporter produces the protein MSGTTTAAALLRRRAAGAGANRWVVLVVLCVSLLLVALDATVLHVAVPAVTEDLKPGAIELLWIVDVYPLVCASLLILFGTLGDRVGRRRVLLLGYALFGVASAAAALADSAEVLILARALLGVGGAMIMPATLSILRQVFPDRRERALAIGIWSAVAAVGAAVGPLLGGFLLEHFWWGSVFLVNIPLMLVSLPVGRLLLPESKGSGDGPWDVVGALMAAAGLFALVLGVKRLGGGEFDAFTAIPLIVGAVLLVLFVRRQRRLTHPLVDLRMFTRPAFSTSVGCIVLAMLALVGLELIAAQYLQLVLDLSPLETGLRLLPLTIAAMAAGLAGARLLRRFGPRRMVSAGFCLTAVAVLLLTAMGDADNTGLLLSGFVLLGFGLETTLFGAYESMLSEAPPEQAGGAAAIGETSYQLGAGIGIALLGSVMNAAYAPGLSGVPGVPESASKSAGHSLGEAYDVAGSLGGSAGVALRRAARDAFVHGLHVTLLVSAGLLVLGAVMALRLPRTMQCGEAPAAVELPAPREVTESRVSA, from the coding sequence ATGTCCGGGACGACCACGGCCGCCGCACTGCTGCGCCGTCGGGCGGCCGGGGCCGGTGCAAACCGCTGGGTCGTCCTCGTCGTCCTCTGCGTCAGCCTGCTCCTGGTCGCCCTCGACGCGACGGTGCTGCACGTGGCGGTGCCCGCCGTCACCGAGGACCTCAAGCCCGGCGCGATAGAACTGCTCTGGATCGTCGACGTCTATCCGCTCGTCTGCGCCTCGCTGCTGATCCTCTTCGGCACGCTCGGCGACCGCGTGGGCCGCAGACGCGTACTCCTTCTCGGCTACGCCCTCTTCGGCGTCGCCTCCGCCGCGGCCGCCCTCGCGGACAGCGCCGAGGTGCTGATCCTGGCGCGGGCCCTGCTCGGCGTCGGCGGCGCGATGATCATGCCCGCGACCCTCTCGATCCTCCGCCAGGTCTTCCCCGACCGGCGCGAGCGCGCGCTCGCGATCGGCATCTGGAGCGCGGTGGCCGCGGTCGGCGCGGCGGTCGGACCGCTGCTCGGCGGCTTCCTCCTCGAGCACTTCTGGTGGGGCTCGGTCTTCCTCGTCAACATCCCCCTGATGCTGGTCAGTCTGCCGGTGGGCCGGCTGCTGCTGCCCGAGTCGAAGGGCAGCGGGGACGGCCCCTGGGACGTGGTCGGCGCCCTGATGGCCGCCGCCGGACTCTTCGCCCTCGTGCTCGGCGTGAAACGGCTCGGCGGCGGCGAGTTCGACGCCTTCACCGCGATCCCGCTGATCGTGGGCGCGGTGCTGCTGGTCCTGTTCGTACGACGCCAGCGGCGGCTCACGCACCCCCTGGTCGACCTGCGGATGTTCACGCGCCCGGCGTTCAGCACCTCGGTCGGCTGCATCGTGCTGGCCATGCTCGCCCTGGTCGGCCTCGAACTGATCGCGGCGCAGTATCTCCAGCTGGTCCTCGACCTTTCCCCCTTGGAGACCGGTCTACGACTGCTGCCGCTGACCATCGCCGCGATGGCGGCCGGACTCGCCGGGGCGCGGCTGCTGCGGCGGTTCGGCCCGCGCCGGATGGTCAGCGCCGGGTTCTGCCTCACCGCCGTCGCCGTGCTGCTGCTGACCGCGATGGGGGACGCCGACAACACCGGGCTGCTGCTGTCCGGGTTCGTGCTGCTCGGGTTCGGCCTGGAGACCACGCTCTTCGGGGCGTACGAGTCGATGCTCAGCGAGGCACCGCCGGAGCAGGCGGGCGGGGCCGCGGCGATCGGTGAGACCTCCTATCAACTGGGCGCGGGCATCGGGATCGCCCTGCTCGGCAGCGTGATGAACGCGGCCTACGCACCCGGCCTCTCGGGCGTGCCCGGGGTCCCCGAGTCGGCGTCGAAGTCGGCAGGGCACTCCCTCGGCGAGGCCTACGACGTCGCCGGCAGCCTCGGCGGATCCGCCGGGGTCGCCCTGCGCCGCGCCGCCCGCGACGCCTTCGTGCACGGTCTGCACGTGACCTTGCTGGTCAGCGCGGGGTTGTTGGTGCTGGGCGCGGTGATGGCACTGCGGCTGCCCCGGACCATGCAGTGCGGTGAGGCCCCGGCGGCCGTGGAGCTCCCGGCGCCCAGGGAAGTCACGGAGTCACGCGTATCGGCCTGA